Proteins from a single region of Geothrix sp. PMB-07:
- a CDS encoding DNA cytosine methyltransferase, protein MRVLELFSGLGGWRYALGDRGRVMAAYDVNEAANDTYALNHGERPHAKELGSVEPGRLAARGADTWLLSPPCQPFCRMGTKQGLEDRRSQAFRHLMDVFHQAPPDHLVLENVEGFLGSDAHALLSERVGAHGMHQLDLQACPSRFGLPNQRPRVFIVASRGRLEPLPQPDLPPRPIAEFLDAVEDERLFLKADAELRHHQGLDLVSPADRRSACFIGGYGRRFVGSGSFLKTERGIRRFSPAEVARLHGLPDGFRFPDGLSLEARYKLLGNGLSIPVAAWALAHLRPR, encoded by the coding sequence ATGAGAGTCCTGGAGCTGTTCTCCGGGCTCGGGGGCTGGCGCTACGCGCTGGGCGATCGGGGCAGGGTGATGGCGGCCTACGATGTGAATGAGGCCGCGAATGACACCTATGCGCTGAATCATGGGGAGCGCCCTCACGCCAAGGAATTGGGATCGGTGGAACCGGGGAGGCTGGCGGCCCGTGGTGCCGATACCTGGCTCCTGAGCCCGCCCTGTCAGCCCTTCTGTCGCATGGGGACCAAGCAGGGGCTGGAGGATCGCCGCTCCCAAGCCTTCCGGCACCTCATGGACGTGTTCCACCAGGCGCCGCCGGACCACCTGGTGCTGGAGAACGTGGAGGGTTTCCTGGGCTCCGATGCCCACGCCCTGCTGTCAGAGCGCGTGGGTGCCCATGGCATGCACCAGCTTGACCTGCAGGCCTGTCCCAGCCGCTTCGGCCTGCCCAACCAGCGGCCCCGGGTGTTCATCGTGGCCTCGAGAGGGCGCCTTGAACCGCTCCCGCAGCCGGACCTCCCTCCACGGCCCATCGCCGAATTCCTGGATGCGGTTGAGGACGAGCGGCTGTTCCTGAAGGCGGATGCCGAGCTGAGGCACCACCAGGGGCTCGATCTTGTGTCGCCCGCGGATCGCCGCAGCGCTTGCTTCATCGGGGGCTATGGGCGCCGCTTCGTGGGCAGCGGCTCCTTCCTGAAGACCGAGCGGGGCATCCGCCGGTTCTCACCCGCCGAGGTGGCGCGGCTCCACGGGCTGCCGGATGGTTTCCGATTTCCTGACGGGTTGTCGCTGGAAGCCCGCTACAAGCTGCTGGGCAACGGCCTCTCCATTCCCGTGGCAGCCTGGGCGCTGGCGCACCTCCGCCCCCGGTAG
- the ettA gene encoding energy-dependent translational throttle protein EttA, whose protein sequence is MAKTVSDQPEIIYSMMRVSKIYNNKPVIKDISLSYFYGAKIGVLGLNGSGKSTVLRIMAGVDHDFNGEAVLSKGYTTGILDQEPQLDPNKTVREIVEEGAAEQVAWMKEYNEIGDKFADPDADMDALLARQGELQEKIDAHDCWDLDSRLEQAMDALRCPDPDTKISVLSGGERRRVALCRLLLQKPDILLLDEPTNHLDAETVAWLEKHLQDYAGTVIAVTHDRYFLDHVAEWILELDRGEGIPWKGNYSSWLEQKQNRLAREEKSDQKRQKTLERELEWIRMSPKGQHAKSKDRIANYERLAGEEGRQKEQELEIYIPSGPRLGDLVAELNGVSKSYGDRVLFENLSFAIPRAGILGVIGPNGAGKSTLLRLLTGQEQPDAGSIRLGETVRMAYVDQLRANLNLEKNVFEAVSGGYEQIELGGKLINARAWLSRFGFSGDSQQKKISELSGGQQNRLNLALTLKSESNLLFFDEPTNDLDVNTMRALEEAIESFAGSAVVVSHDRWFLDRLATHILAFEGDSQVQFFDGNYSQYEEYRKDVLGLKPFDPHRIKYRKLTR, encoded by the coding sequence ATGGCCAAGACCGTCAGCGATCAGCCCGAGATCATCTATTCGATGATGCGGGTCAGCAAAATCTACAACAACAAACCCGTCATCAAGGACATCTCCCTAAGCTACTTCTACGGGGCCAAGATCGGCGTGCTGGGCCTCAACGGCTCGGGCAAGAGCACCGTGCTGCGCATCATGGCGGGCGTCGATCACGACTTCAACGGCGAGGCCGTGCTCAGCAAGGGCTACACCACAGGCATCCTCGACCAGGAGCCCCAGCTCGATCCGAACAAGACCGTGCGCGAGATCGTCGAAGAAGGCGCGGCCGAGCAGGTGGCCTGGATGAAGGAGTACAACGAGATCGGGGACAAGTTCGCCGATCCCGATGCCGACATGGATGCGCTGCTGGCGAGGCAGGGCGAGCTGCAGGAGAAGATCGACGCCCACGACTGCTGGGACCTCGACTCGCGGCTGGAGCAGGCCATGGACGCCCTCCGCTGCCCCGATCCCGACACCAAGATCAGCGTGCTCTCCGGCGGCGAACGCCGCCGCGTGGCCCTGTGCCGCCTTCTCCTTCAGAAGCCCGACATCCTCTTGCTGGACGAGCCCACCAACCACCTGGACGCCGAGACGGTGGCGTGGCTGGAGAAGCACCTGCAGGACTATGCGGGCACGGTCATCGCGGTGACCCACGACCGCTACTTCCTGGATCACGTGGCCGAGTGGATTCTCGAACTGGACCGCGGCGAAGGCATCCCCTGGAAAGGCAACTACTCCAGCTGGCTGGAGCAGAAGCAGAACCGCCTGGCCCGCGAGGAGAAGTCCGACCAGAAGCGCCAGAAGACCCTGGAACGCGAGCTGGAGTGGATCCGCATGTCCCCCAAGGGGCAGCACGCCAAGAGCAAGGATCGCATCGCCAACTACGAGCGCCTGGCGGGCGAGGAAGGTCGCCAGAAGGAGCAGGAACTGGAGATCTACATCCCCAGCGGCCCGCGCCTGGGCGACCTCGTGGCCGAGTTGAACGGGGTGTCCAAGTCCTATGGCGACCGCGTACTCTTCGAGAACCTGAGCTTCGCCATTCCACGTGCCGGCATCCTCGGCGTCATCGGCCCCAACGGCGCCGGCAAGTCCACGCTGCTGCGCCTGCTGACGGGCCAGGAGCAACCGGATGCCGGCAGCATCCGCCTGGGCGAGACCGTGCGCATGGCCTACGTGGATCAGCTTCGCGCCAATCTCAACCTGGAGAAAAATGTCTTCGAGGCTGTCTCTGGCGGCTACGAGCAGATCGAGCTGGGCGGCAAGCTCATCAACGCCCGCGCGTGGCTAAGCCGCTTCGGCTTCAGCGGTGATTCCCAGCAGAAGAAAATCTCCGAGCTCAGCGGTGGACAGCAGAACCGATTGAACCTGGCCCTCACGCTCAAGAGCGAATCCAACCTGCTCTTCTTCGACGAACCCACCAACGACCTCGACGTGAACACCATGCGGGCGCTGGAGGAGGCCATCGAGTCCTTCGCGGGCAGTGCGGTGGTGGTGAGTCACGACCGCTGGTTCCTGGATCGCCTCGCCACGCACATCCTGGCCTTCGAGGGCGACTCCCAGGTGCAGTTCTTCGACGGGAACTACAGCCAGTACGAGGAATACCGCAAGGACGTGCTGGGCCTGAAACCCTTCGATCCCCACCGCATCAAGTACCGGAAGCTCACGCGATGA
- the ppdK gene encoding pyruvate, phosphate dikinase, which produces MGKGVYTFGGNRNEGSASMRNLLGGKGCNLAEMAGLGIPVPPGFTLTTEQCGAYYTNDRQLAEGLKTEVLEALKWLEGVRGCGFGSTENPLLLSVRSGARVSMPGMMDTVLNLGLNDQTVAALERASGNPRFAWDSYRRFITMYSNVVLNVEHALFEAELERAKERLGKHEDTELTAEDWRGMVAAFKDIVHEETGHAFPQDPMEQLWGAIRAVFESWNTGRAITYRRLNRIPDDWGTGVNVQSMVFGNMGDDCGTGVAFTRDPATGERLFYGEYLINAQGEDVVAGIRTPQPITRSQAAGTGLKSLEEAMPTSFKELDATCQRLEQHFKDMQDIEFTIERGKLYLLQTRNGKRTAMAGIRIAIDLVDEGLIDSGTALKRIDADSLSQLLAPVFDPREKDRLRKEGKLLTKGLNAGPGAATGRIALTAEQAEKMAEEGPVVLVRVETSPEDISGMVASQGILTARGGMTSHAAVVARGMGKPCVCGASAVQIDLARGLVKVGEHELKAGQDWISMDGSTGEVFIGKLSAHPSEVNQVLVDGRLKADESELYQRFAKIMAWSHKAKRMKVRTNADTPHDAAVARAFGAEGIGLCRTEHMFFEGDRIIAVREMILASDIEGRKKALAKLLPMQREDFEGIFTAMNGLPVNIRLLDPPLHEFLPQDEPGQREMAEVLGVDLGTVERRVAQLHEFNPMMGHRGCRLGITFPEIIRMQVRAITEAALNVAAKGVKALPEIMVPLIGTVRELAYTKNEMLDEIAQVNKERGTQFACPIGTMIEIPRAAITADKIAQEAEFFSFGTNDLTQMGFGFSRDDAGTFLPEYVGKKILEDDPFQSLDQEGIGELVRIACDKGRASRPGIKLGVCGEHGGDPRSVVFFHGVGLNYVSCSPYRVPIATLAAAQAALS; this is translated from the coding sequence ATGGGTAAAGGTGTTTACACCTTTGGTGGGAACCGTAATGAGGGGAGCGCTTCCATGCGCAATCTCCTCGGTGGAAAGGGCTGTAATCTTGCCGAAATGGCGGGGCTTGGCATTCCCGTTCCACCTGGATTCACGCTCACCACCGAACAGTGTGGCGCTTATTACACCAACGACCGTCAGCTTGCCGAAGGGCTCAAGACGGAAGTGCTGGAGGCCCTGAAGTGGCTTGAAGGGGTGCGGGGTTGCGGCTTCGGTTCCACCGAAAACCCGCTCCTGCTCTCGGTGCGCTCGGGTGCGCGCGTGTCCATGCCTGGCATGATGGATACCGTTCTCAACCTGGGCCTGAACGATCAGACGGTCGCGGCGTTGGAGCGCGCCAGCGGCAACCCGCGGTTCGCCTGGGATTCCTACCGACGCTTCATCACGATGTACAGCAACGTGGTGCTGAACGTGGAGCACGCCCTTTTCGAGGCGGAACTGGAGCGCGCCAAGGAACGGCTCGGCAAGCACGAGGATACCGAACTCACGGCGGAAGATTGGCGGGGCATGGTGGCCGCCTTCAAGGACATCGTTCACGAGGAAACGGGCCACGCCTTCCCGCAGGACCCCATGGAGCAGCTGTGGGGCGCCATCCGTGCGGTGTTCGAAAGCTGGAACACAGGGCGCGCCATCACCTACCGGCGACTGAATCGCATTCCCGATGACTGGGGCACAGGCGTCAACGTGCAGAGCATGGTCTTCGGCAACATGGGGGATGACTGCGGCACTGGCGTGGCCTTCACCCGCGATCCCGCCACGGGGGAGCGGCTGTTCTACGGCGAATACCTGATCAATGCCCAGGGCGAGGACGTGGTGGCGGGCATCCGCACGCCCCAGCCCATCACCCGATCACAGGCCGCGGGCACTGGCCTGAAGAGCCTCGAAGAGGCCATGCCCACTTCATTCAAAGAGCTGGATGCCACCTGCCAAAGGTTGGAACAGCACTTCAAGGACATGCAGGACATCGAGTTCACCATCGAGCGTGGCAAGCTCTACCTGCTGCAGACCCGCAACGGCAAGCGCACCGCCATGGCCGGCATCCGCATCGCCATCGACCTGGTGGATGAGGGCCTCATCGACAGCGGCACCGCCCTGAAGCGCATCGATGCGGACAGCCTTTCTCAGCTGCTGGCCCCGGTTTTCGACCCCAGAGAAAAGGACCGTCTGCGGAAGGAAGGCAAGCTGCTGACCAAGGGCCTGAATGCGGGCCCAGGCGCCGCCACCGGGCGCATTGCCCTCACAGCGGAGCAGGCCGAGAAGATGGCCGAAGAAGGTCCAGTGGTGCTGGTGCGCGTGGAGACCAGCCCCGAGGACATCTCGGGCATGGTGGCTTCCCAGGGCATTCTCACGGCCCGCGGTGGCATGACCAGCCACGCCGCTGTGGTGGCCCGAGGCATGGGCAAACCCTGCGTCTGCGGTGCCTCCGCCGTGCAGATCGACCTGGCCCGCGGCCTCGTGAAGGTGGGTGAGCACGAGTTGAAGGCTGGCCAGGATTGGATCTCCATGGATGGCTCCACGGGAGAGGTGTTCATCGGCAAGCTGAGTGCCCATCCTTCCGAGGTCAATCAGGTGCTGGTGGACGGAAGGCTGAAGGCGGACGAGAGCGAACTCTACCAGCGCTTCGCGAAGATCATGGCCTGGAGTCACAAGGCCAAGCGCATGAAGGTACGCACCAACGCAGACACGCCCCATGATGCGGCCGTGGCTCGCGCCTTTGGCGCCGAGGGCATCGGCCTCTGCCGCACCGAGCACATGTTCTTCGAGGGCGACCGCATCATCGCCGTCCGCGAGATGATCCTCGCTTCGGACATCGAGGGCCGCAAGAAGGCTCTGGCCAAGCTCCTGCCCATGCAGCGCGAGGATTTTGAAGGCATCTTCACGGCCATGAATGGCCTGCCCGTGAACATCCGCTTGCTGGATCCTCCGTTGCACGAATTCCTGCCGCAGGATGAGCCCGGTCAGCGCGAGATGGCCGAGGTCCTGGGTGTGGATCTGGGCACGGTCGAGCGTCGTGTGGCCCAGCTGCACGAGTTCAATCCCATGATGGGGCACCGGGGTTGCCGTCTCGGCATCACCTTCCCTGAGATCATCCGAATGCAGGTGCGGGCCATCACCGAGGCTGCGCTCAATGTGGCCGCGAAGGGCGTCAAGGCTCTGCCGGAGATCATGGTCCCCCTCATCGGCACCGTGCGCGAGCTCGCCTACACCAAGAATGAGATGCTTGATGAGATCGCCCAGGTGAACAAGGAGCGGGGCACCCAGTTCGCCTGCCCCATTGGCACCATGATCGAGATTCCCCGGGCGGCCATCACCGCCGATAAGATCGCCCAGGAGGCCGAATTCTTCAGCTTTGGCACCAACGACCTCACGCAGATGGGTTTCGGCTTCAGCCGGGACGACGCGGGCACCTTCCTGCCCGAGTACGTGGGCAAGAAGATTCTGGAGGATGATCCCTTCCAGAGCCTGGACCAGGAGGGCATCGGGGAGTTGGTGCGCATCGCCTGCGACAAGGGCCGGGCCAGCCGACCCGGCATCAAGCTGGGTGTCTGCGGCGAGCACGGCGGCGACCCCCGCAGCGTGGTGTTCTTCCACGGGGTGGGCCTGAACTACGTCAGCTGCAGCCCCTACCGGGTGCCCATCGCCACCCTGGCCGCAGCCCAGGCGGCCCTCTCCTAG
- a CDS encoding ComEC/Rec2 family competence protein codes for MWQRLSGASLWPLAWAMAAACALPWLVPERWDGHIATQWWLAGGTAWLLSLVLLRFRRWRVIPLAFTLAGFTTLGLAHRARWEAALPVGFQALEGRIAAPWTFQGDRLRSQIELTGPASMRGLSVPLTLPANEEQPVPGPGTPVRFRAELRPVQPAPTFLAERPLWRARSDESPRRIHLASAQLMEITGPARPSWLLRLQAFARRRFETLPLDPTAKDLWGALALGIPPADEGHFSVFAESGTIHILVVSGLQVTLVMAAVEALLRRLRLRGAALGTIAAGLLYAGLVGFSAPVWRGLFMGVAWAVGRSTGWKLPPVTGLHGALLLWLLGHPAAGVEPGFLLAWWALLGLLWGAEPLAGLLSPLLGRLSLSFARLAAPWLSTLPLLALLNGGAPWWGILANLLVLPLVAFLTPLCLLLILLPLPGLTQGIGAVLTWMGDRLVPSLTGIAPLGTGILWPWLLLALGWLLLAHLQGRLRRTRWLTVLLVSTSLGLLACRGTGRKATTLSLEAIDVGQGDALLLRVPGGAATLIDTGPSPWTGRRLARVLSRRGVREPVHLILTHPHGDHAGGWATLTRLWPLSSTSVPVTADEEDPWEAYRPKGSDPSGLLRGDAWMRGEAAFSVRWPPRAFRLPDANMVSAVLRVSWRERELWLMGDAMAIQERDLLDLGDPGSGQATSVHRLLKVGHHGSRNASDPAWIAALQPEVAIIPAGLKNRFEHPHAETLATLQAVGLEPWLTGAHCGTRVVAEPGGWRMETGDGATAFIPLRKSPSP; via the coding sequence TTGTGGCAGCGCCTCTCCGGAGCTTCGCTCTGGCCTCTGGCCTGGGCGATGGCTGCCGCCTGCGCCCTGCCCTGGCTGGTGCCAGAGCGCTGGGATGGGCACATCGCCACCCAATGGTGGCTCGCGGGAGGCACCGCCTGGCTCCTCTCCCTGGTGCTCCTTCGCTTTCGCCGCTGGAGGGTGATCCCGCTGGCCTTCACCTTGGCCGGATTCACGACCTTGGGCCTCGCCCACCGGGCTCGGTGGGAAGCGGCGCTGCCCGTGGGTTTCCAGGCGTTGGAGGGCCGCATCGCCGCCCCTTGGACGTTCCAGGGTGATCGGCTCCGCAGCCAGATTGAGCTGACGGGACCGGCCTCAATGCGAGGCCTCAGCGTGCCCCTAACACTGCCCGCCAACGAGGAACAGCCCGTGCCGGGGCCTGGCACCCCCGTGCGCTTCCGGGCGGAGCTGCGGCCTGTTCAACCCGCGCCAACCTTCCTCGCCGAGCGCCCGCTCTGGCGGGCCCGCAGTGACGAATCGCCACGCCGCATCCACCTGGCTTCGGCCCAGCTCATGGAGATCACCGGCCCGGCCAGGCCTTCCTGGCTGCTGCGGCTGCAGGCCTTCGCCCGGCGCCGCTTCGAGACCCTGCCATTGGATCCCACCGCCAAAGATTTGTGGGGCGCCCTGGCCCTGGGCATTCCCCCGGCGGACGAAGGCCATTTCAGCGTTTTCGCCGAGAGCGGCACCATCCACATCCTGGTGGTCTCGGGCCTGCAGGTCACCCTGGTCATGGCCGCCGTGGAAGCCCTCCTTCGACGCCTGCGCCTTCGCGGCGCGGCCCTGGGAACCATCGCCGCGGGGCTGCTGTATGCAGGCCTCGTGGGCTTTTCGGCGCCGGTCTGGCGAGGCCTCTTCATGGGCGTGGCCTGGGCCGTAGGCCGGTCCACCGGTTGGAAGCTCCCGCCGGTGACGGGCCTCCATGGAGCTCTGCTGCTCTGGCTGCTGGGGCACCCGGCCGCTGGCGTGGAGCCGGGCTTCCTCCTCGCCTGGTGGGCCCTCCTGGGCCTGCTCTGGGGCGCTGAACCCCTGGCGGGGCTGCTGTCACCGCTGCTGGGCCGACTTTCCTTATCCTTCGCCCGCCTCGCGGCGCCCTGGCTCTCCACCCTGCCCCTCCTGGCCCTCCTGAATGGCGGCGCGCCCTGGTGGGGCATCCTGGCCAACCTGCTGGTGCTGCCCCTCGTGGCCTTCCTCACGCCCCTCTGCCTCCTGCTGATCCTGCTGCCCCTGCCCGGCCTCACCCAGGGCATCGGCGCGGTCCTCACCTGGATGGGAGATCGCCTCGTGCCCTCGCTGACCGGTATCGCGCCGCTGGGCACGGGCATCCTCTGGCCCTGGCTGCTGCTGGCGTTGGGTTGGCTGCTCCTCGCTCATTTGCAGGGAAGGCTGCGGCGTACCCGCTGGCTCACGGTGCTGCTCGTGTCCACATCATTGGGGCTGCTGGCCTGCCGGGGCACCGGGCGAAAAGCCACCACCCTTTCGCTGGAAGCCATCGATGTGGGCCAGGGCGACGCCCTGCTGCTGCGCGTTCCCGGCGGAGCGGCCACCCTCATCGATACGGGGCCCAGTCCATGGACCGGACGCAGGCTGGCACGGGTGCTGAGCCGACGCGGCGTGCGCGAGCCCGTGCACCTGATCCTCACCCATCCCCACGGCGATCATGCCGGAGGCTGGGCCACGCTGACGCGGCTCTGGCCGCTGAGCAGCACCTCGGTGCCGGTCACCGCCGACGAGGAGGATCCCTGGGAGGCTTACCGGCCCAAGGGAAGCGACCCCTCGGGCCTGCTGCGGGGCGATGCCTGGATGCGCGGCGAGGCTGCCTTCAGCGTGCGGTGGCCGCCGCGGGCCTTCCGCCTGCCCGACGCCAACATGGTGTCCGCGGTGCTGCGCGTGTCCTGGCGGGAGCGCGAGCTGTGGCTCATGGGCGACGCCATGGCCATCCAGGAACGGGACCTCCTCGATCTGGGAGATCCAGGAAGCGGCCAGGCCACCTCTGTCCACCGCCTGCTGAAGGTGGGCCACCACGGCAGCCGCAATGCGTCTGATCCGGCCTGGATCGCCGCGCTGCAACCAGAGGTGGCGATCATCCCGGCGGGGCTGAAGAATCGCTTCGAGCATCCCCATGCTGAAACGCTGGCGACCCTTCAGGCCGTGGGCCTCGAGCCCTGGCTCACCGGCGCGCACTGCGGAACCCGGGTTGTTGCAGAACCCGGCGGCTGGCGCATGGAAACCGGTGATGGCGCGACGGCTTTCATCCCGCTGCGAAAAAGCCCGTCTCCTTGA
- a CDS encoding sigma-54 dependent transcriptional regulator, translating into MNPARALLVDDDPTILEVVGTLLSRHGHEVVGTGSGLRAAQFLRGEHFDLAVVDLMLPDLSGLELARQAVAKPDTVVVVLSGSTSVETALQAMKMGIYDYVPKPFRLEALEHTLLRAIEKSQLNQENKRLREQIQGQTPGPQMVGRSEVWQNLQALLRRVAPTPSTVLITGPSGTGKELAAKAIHQWSPRARGPFVPIHCGAIPENLLEDELFGHVRGAYTDARTDRPGRFQQAEGGTLFLDEIGTMPLNLQVKLLRVIQEREFTPLGSSRTLKADFRLLAATNEDLASLVEQKRFREDLFYRLNVIPIQLHPLRDHPQDIPVLVAHFARKFARELGQPLKQVEPAALQALEAYGWPGNVRELENAVERAMALGSDPERLLLQDLPAPIAGVLPSVAFPRLPQDQDLGRFLEGLERHLILESLQATGWNKSETSRRLGMRRTTLLHRLRALNIPLDPMGEAESTLVREVH; encoded by the coding sequence ATGAACCCAGCCCGGGCCCTCCTGGTGGACGACGATCCCACGATTCTCGAGGTGGTGGGCACCTTGCTCTCCCGCCATGGCCATGAGGTGGTGGGCACGGGTTCCGGCCTGCGGGCCGCGCAGTTTCTGCGCGGCGAACATTTCGACCTGGCCGTGGTGGATCTCATGTTGCCGGATCTCAGCGGCCTGGAATTGGCCCGCCAGGCCGTGGCCAAGCCCGACACAGTGGTGGTGGTGTTGTCTGGATCGACCTCGGTGGAAACCGCCCTGCAGGCCATGAAGATGGGCATCTACGACTACGTGCCCAAGCCTTTCCGGCTCGAGGCGTTGGAGCACACCCTTCTGCGTGCCATCGAGAAATCCCAGCTGAACCAGGAGAACAAGCGGCTCCGTGAGCAGATCCAAGGGCAGACGCCGGGCCCACAGATGGTGGGCCGTTCCGAGGTCTGGCAGAACCTGCAGGCCCTGTTGCGCCGCGTGGCACCCACGCCCTCCACGGTGCTCATCACGGGGCCCTCGGGCACCGGCAAGGAGCTGGCCGCCAAGGCCATCCATCAGTGGAGCCCCCGGGCGCGAGGCCCTTTCGTGCCCATCCACTGCGGAGCCATTCCTGAAAACCTGCTGGAGGACGAGCTCTTCGGCCATGTGCGCGGCGCCTACACGGATGCGCGCACCGACCGCCCGGGGCGTTTCCAGCAGGCCGAAGGCGGCACCCTCTTCCTGGATGAAATCGGAACCATGCCCCTGAACCTGCAGGTGAAGCTCCTGCGGGTCATCCAGGAGCGGGAGTTCACCCCGCTGGGTTCCAGCCGCACCCTGAAAGCGGACTTCCGTCTGCTGGCGGCCACCAATGAGGATCTGGCCAGCCTCGTGGAACAGAAGCGGTTCCGAGAGGATCTTTTCTACCGCCTCAACGTGATTCCCATTCAGTTGCACCCGCTGCGAGACCACCCCCAGGACATCCCGGTGCTGGTGGCTCACTTCGCCCGTAAGTTCGCACGGGAACTGGGTCAGCCCCTCAAGCAGGTGGAGCCTGCCGCGCTGCAGGCCCTGGAGGCCTACGGCTGGCCGGGCAATGTGCGCGAACTGGAGAACGCCGTGGAGCGGGCCATGGCCCTGGGCTCCGACCCCGAGCGTTTGCTGCTCCAGGATCTGCCTGCGCCCATCGCCGGTGTGCTGCCTTCCGTGGCCTTTCCCCGGCTGCCCCAGGATCAGGATCTGGGGCGCTTCCTGGAGGGCCTGGAACGCCACCTGATCTTGGAATCGCTTCAGGCCACGGGCTGGAACAAGAGCGAGACCTCCCGGCGCCTCGGCATGCGCCGGACCACCCTCCTCCATCGGCTGCGGGCCCTCAACATTCCGCTGGATCCCATGGGCGAGGCCGAGTCCACCCTGGTCCGAGAGGTGCATTGA
- a CDS encoding phosphorylase, protein MRLLLSAFAPELGPLAEAPPLGWEVATVGVGAVSAAAATAALVTDRWPELVVFVGTCGRYDERLSLFDCLWATEAVATSVEELRGGAYRPKIERRRWPATLPGALPGHAVAVPPAITSTREGAALLASLAPVEHLELTGVFEACRLAGVPCGAALVVVNDVGPQAQAQWLANHEEGSRRLVARLKETGFFAAG, encoded by the coding sequence ATGCGTCTTCTGCTTTCCGCCTTCGCCCCCGAACTGGGTCCCCTTGCCGAGGCGCCACCCCTGGGCTGGGAGGTGGCCACCGTTGGCGTGGGTGCCGTCAGTGCCGCGGCGGCCACCGCGGCCCTGGTGACGGACCGCTGGCCCGAGCTGGTGGTCTTTGTGGGTACTTGCGGGCGCTATGATGAGCGCCTCTCCCTGTTTGACTGCCTCTGGGCCACAGAAGCCGTCGCGACTTCCGTGGAAGAGCTGCGCGGTGGCGCCTACCGTCCGAAGATCGAGCGCCGCCGCTGGCCTGCCACCCTGCCGGGTGCGCTGCCGGGCCATGCCGTGGCGGTGCCGCCCGCCATCACCTCCACGCGGGAAGGGGCGGCCCTCTTGGCCTCCCTGGCGCCGGTGGAGCACCTGGAGTTGACGGGGGTCTTCGAGGCCTGCCGTTTGGCGGGCGTGCCTTGTGGCGCGGCCCTGGTGGTGGTGAACGACGTGGGGCCTCAGGCTCAGGCCCAGTGGCTGGCCAACCATGAGGAAGGCAGCCGCCGTCTGGTGGCGCGGCTCAAGGAGACGGGCTTTTTCGCAGCGGGATGA